From the genome of Alkalimarinus coralli:
CACAGTGTGGAAAATGCTGCAAAAATGTTGATCTATCTGACCTGACTTCATGGTTGGATAGAGGGGATGGCATTTGTAAGCACCTAAATTGTGCCACTAACATTTGTAATGTCTATGAGAATAGACCTGACATCTGCCAAATAGACAAACAATATCAAACTTATTATTCTGAAATTTACTCGTGGGAAGAGTTTACAAACTTGAACCTTGAGATTTGTGAAAAATTACCAAGTTAAAAACAGTCTGGGCAGACTCAATGGAGGATCTACACCTAATTTATAAGTGTCTCTTTAGAGTCTTTTGCGGACGTTGGGATGTCAGTAGCCTTGATGAAGCGTAGAGGCTGTGAAAGTATTAACAAGCAAGAGATTCTTTGCCTTCAAGGCGAACTCGAAGCGAATCTGGCGCCATTACAACGCCCCTTTTAATTATTATCTGTAGAAACAGGTAATAATTATAAGCCTTTAAATATAGCTCTGAGCTGAGTTCCTTCTTTTAAGGCGAAACAGAGCTTTATTTTTTATCTCCTCAAGGAGCCTGTCGAACCCCAACACATTAAGTGTACGTGTGAAGTTATAGCATAACGCCATTAAACTAAACTCAGCCGCTACCTTCTCTTGGCCTCTTAGCAGGAAGTGGCTCCAACCTGCTTTCCCTTTTTCCCCTTACCCCCTGTTTTAGGCTTGGGAACATAAGGTGTTATCTTATCTTTTACACACTTAGCAATATGCGCCCCGCTGTAATAGCCCGCATCAGCAAGCACTTCTAACTCATCTGAATTCAGTATTTTCTTTGCTTTTAGCGACATTGGGTGCAATTGTTTAAGATCGTTTGGCTCCGTTGTGACTTCTTCGCAAACAATCAAGTGATGCTTGCTATCTACTGCTATCTGTACGCTGTAGCCGGATACCTTTTGAGTTCCTTTGTTCAGTAAACGGGCATCTTTGTCTGTACTGCTCTCTTGTGTTCTTTTAGATTTTTCTAACCTTTTTAATTCGCTCTCTTTATCTTGTTTTTCTTTTTTCCAGTCTTCGAGTTGCTGAAGCACTTTTTCCAGTTCAATATCATTGGGCTTGTTTTCTTCTTCCTTTTCCTGCGCATCTTGCTGATCTAGCTCGTTCTGCCATTGCTCGATATGCGCCTCTAGCTTTTTGAGCTTCTTCTTGAGACCTGTGGTGGTCGTAAAGCTCTTGCGGCTCGCGCTTCCTTTAAAGAAACTGCCGTCAATAGCAATGCACTGGCCTTCAAACAACGAAAGTTTCTTGCAGAATAAAATAAACTCTTTATGAGTCTCCCGAATCGCACGCCGGTTTTGGCTGCGAAAATTAGCGATCGTCTTATAGCTTGGCTTAAGCCCTTGAACTAACCACATCACCTCTATATTGCAGTGGCACTCTTGTTCTAACCGACGACTCAACTTAATGCGGTTTAGATATCCGTAGAGGTAAAGCTTGAGTAACGCACCGGGAGGGTAGGCAGGCTGCCCGCTATTAACCTTGTTCTCTAAGGTATGTTGATAACCGAGCTTTCCTAAGTCTAAACATTCAACATAGGCATCAAGGGCTCTGATGGGATGACTCTCATGCACGTAGTCATCCATATGGCTCGGAAACAAATCCCCTTGATCGCGGGAGTGTGTTTTCTT
Proteins encoded in this window:
- a CDS encoding transposase; translation: MGRQYKKTHSRDQGDLFPSHMDDYVHESHPIRALDAYVECLDLGKLGYQHTLENKVNSGQPAYPPGALLKLYLYGYLNRIKLSRRLEQECHCNIEVMWLVQGLKPSYKTIANFRSQNRRAIRETHKEFILFCKKLSLFEGQCIAIDGSFFKGSASRKSFTTTTGLKKKLKKLEAHIEQWQNELDQQDAQEKEEENKPNDIELEKVLQQLEDWKKEKQDKESELKRLEKSKRTQESSTDKDARLLNKGTQKVSGYSVQIAVDSKHHLIVCEEVTTEPNDLKQLHPMSLKAKKILNSDELEVLADAGYYSGAHIAKCVKDKITPYVPKPKTGGKGKKGKQVGATSC